In one Parageobacillus genomosp. 1 genomic region, the following are encoded:
- a CDS encoding acetoacetate--CoA ligase, with the protein MKAIAEGTVLWKPTKEQIEKSNIQRYMNWLKEKKGLSFETYRQLWTWSVEQLEDFWETVWEYCGVKSATPYQCVLEERKMPGAKWFPGATLNYAEHVFRHVRDDRPALIFRSERVPYREVSWQELKEKTAAVATALKKIGVKPGDRVVGYMPNIPETVIAFLACASIGAIWSSCSPDFGAGSVIDRFQQIEPTVLFAIDGCQYNGKEFDKMPIVHELREKLPSLKKTILLPYWREQVQAPDDSVLLWEDIIQEKGELSYEYVPFDHPLWILYSSGTTGLPKPIVQGHGGILLEHLKTLAIAENLTKESTFFWFTTTGWMMWNFLIGGLLAGATVVLYDGSPTYPDGNVLWDLAEKAKITHFGTSAAFINVCMKLGLKPKESYDLSHLQTVLSTGSPLTVEGFAWVYENVKEDINLASCSGGTDVCTAFVVGSPILPVRAGVISCRALGANVQAFDENGEPLINEVGELVITEPMPSMPLFFWNDSNHERYISSYFDTYPGIWKHGDWIKIDEEGGCVIYGRSDSTINRAGVRMGTSEIYRAVEAVDEVLESMIIDLEMMGRTSFMPLFVVLKPGAMLDEVLKEKIKQSIRQNVSPRFVPDEIYEVKQIPKTLNGKKMEIPIRKLLLGFPLEKAVNPGSMANPESLEFFIELSTKLESHVKNR; encoded by the coding sequence ATGAAAGCGATTGCGGAAGGGACAGTGCTTTGGAAACCGACAAAAGAGCAAATAGAGAAATCCAACATTCAACGTTATATGAACTGGCTTAAAGAAAAAAAAGGACTTTCTTTTGAAACATACCGGCAATTATGGACATGGTCAGTCGAGCAGCTTGAAGACTTTTGGGAAACGGTGTGGGAATATTGCGGCGTCAAATCAGCGACTCCATATCAATGTGTGCTGGAAGAACGCAAAATGCCTGGCGCAAAATGGTTCCCGGGGGCAACGTTAAATTATGCGGAGCACGTATTCCGCCATGTACGCGATGACCGTCCAGCGCTTATTTTCCGTTCGGAACGCGTCCCGTATCGGGAAGTATCTTGGCAGGAACTAAAGGAAAAAACAGCAGCTGTAGCAACCGCCCTTAAAAAAATTGGCGTCAAGCCGGGAGACCGTGTTGTTGGGTATATGCCGAACATTCCGGAAACGGTGATCGCCTTTTTGGCGTGCGCTAGCATTGGCGCGATTTGGTCGAGCTGTTCGCCGGATTTTGGCGCAGGCAGCGTTATTGACCGCTTCCAGCAAATCGAACCGACCGTGCTGTTTGCGATCGACGGCTGCCAATATAACGGCAAAGAATTTGATAAGATGCCGATTGTTCATGAATTGCGTGAGAAACTGCCATCGCTGAAAAAGACGATTTTGCTTCCGTATTGGCGCGAACAGGTGCAAGCGCCGGATGATTCCGTGTTATTATGGGAGGATATTATTCAGGAAAAAGGAGAGCTTTCCTACGAATATGTTCCGTTTGACCATCCGCTCTGGATTTTGTATTCCTCGGGGACAACCGGGCTGCCAAAGCCAATCGTGCAAGGACACGGCGGTATTTTGTTAGAACATTTGAAAACGCTCGCGATCGCAGAAAATTTAACAAAAGAAAGCACATTTTTCTGGTTTACGACAACAGGATGGATGATGTGGAATTTTCTTATCGGCGGCTTGCTGGCTGGGGCAACAGTAGTGCTTTATGACGGCAGCCCGACCTATCCGGACGGGAACGTATTATGGGATCTGGCCGAAAAAGCGAAGATTACTCACTTCGGCACGAGTGCAGCGTTTATCAACGTATGCATGAAACTTGGGCTGAAGCCGAAAGAATCGTACGATTTGTCTCATTTGCAGACAGTTCTTTCTACCGGGTCTCCGCTCACTGTCGAAGGCTTTGCCTGGGTATACGAAAATGTCAAGGAAGACATTAATTTGGCCTCCTGCAGCGGGGGGACGGATGTATGCACGGCCTTTGTCGTCGGCTCGCCGATTTTACCGGTTCGCGCCGGCGTCATTTCCTGCCGCGCGTTAGGGGCGAATGTGCAGGCATTTGATGAAAATGGCGAGCCATTAATTAATGAAGTCGGGGAGCTCGTAATTACCGAACCGATGCCGTCGATGCCGTTATTTTTCTGGAACGACAGCAATCATGAACGCTATATTAGCAGCTATTTTGATACGTATCCAGGGATTTGGAAGCATGGCGACTGGATTAAAATCGATGAGGAAGGCGGCTGCGTCATTTACGGACGTTCTGATTCTACGATTAACCGCGCCGGTGTCCGCATGGGCACAAGCGAGATTTACCGCGCCGTGGAAGCGGTCGACGAAGTGCTCGAAAGCATGATCATCGATTTGGAAATGATGGGCAGAACCTCATTTATGCCGCTCTTTGTCGTATTGAAGCCGGGCGCGATGCTCGATGAGGTGTTAAAAGAGAAAATCAAGCAATCCATCCGACAAAACGTGTCGCCGCGCTTTGTCCCGGATGAAATTTACGAAGTGAAGCAAATTCCAAAAACGTTAAACGGAAAGAAAATGGAAATCCCAATCCGCAAGCTGCTGCTCGGATTCCCGCTCGAAAAAGCGGTCAATCCAGGGTCGATGGCGAATCCGGAATCATTGGAGTTCTTTATTGAGCTGTCCACTAAGCTGGAAAGTCATGTAAAAAACAGATAA
- a CDS encoding flagellar assembly protein A: protein MEQTIISKGHNIEEAINVGLMVLKSTREEVLIEIIQKEKKGIFRIRSKPAIVKLTKIAKPKEQLNDLNHLRNIEDVMNAPDFDSHSATQTEEKRQEVPEQLLQDELEGKVWVKDGKIFCKPSPLRYPTVTAGYGIKLFKNNKLVTGTTIVTETDQFEIKTDERIIETKWSITVDENKLHVILHVEPGMKKSFIIKDIAPDYHIGLSAEEQVEIRSDLQYEQILQKLKELNVVRGFDFAEMANAVNTKKAGRFVIARGVKPQEGKNGWVELKVNLASRQAGPKLREDGTVDFRELKNIPAVRKGEVIAVVHPPIPGKPGVTVTNEPIPPRPTYPVIVQLGKGVTAVEDGTKIVTIKSGRPHLEQNGMLVKVSIMEKFIHQGDVNIASGNIHFKGDVDILGNVEDGMIVEAEGNITVFQNVNRANITSKQAIFVRQNVIGSIISSGQSNIFVLELIRLLAIIEEQMEKFVLSIKQLTAFSAFKAQNSLFPFIKLLLSDKFRLLAATTKQYMEVSERGKDVLDRSWMDLAKRFRLCFFSHVPNEWHSLEQLTILLADIREAMNRHRMAERQNGYVELMYALNSTIYCSGNVAVLGQGCYNCKIHAGGSLQINGVMRGGEVYAERGAIIKESGSELGVPTRIVVPSDQTIKIELAREGTVIQIGKVKYTFQKERSYVEAALNEKQQIVFL, encoded by the coding sequence ATGGAACAAACAATTATTTCCAAAGGACATAATATAGAGGAAGCAATCAATGTGGGGCTCATGGTATTGAAAAGCACCCGCGAGGAAGTGTTGATTGAAATCATTCAAAAGGAGAAAAAAGGAATTTTTCGGATTAGATCCAAACCTGCGATTGTAAAACTGACAAAAATCGCGAAACCAAAAGAGCAACTTAATGACCTTAATCATCTTCGTAATATCGAAGACGTGATGAACGCTCCTGATTTCGATTCACATTCTGCTACTCAGACGGAAGAAAAACGTCAGGAAGTTCCGGAACAGCTTTTGCAAGATGAATTAGAGGGAAAAGTGTGGGTAAAGGATGGAAAAATTTTTTGTAAACCATCTCCTTTGCGCTATCCAACGGTTACGGCTGGATACGGAATTAAGCTTTTTAAAAACAATAAATTAGTCACAGGGACAACGATCGTGACGGAAACGGACCAATTCGAAATTAAAACAGATGAAAGAATAATAGAAACGAAATGGAGCATAACGGTTGACGAAAACAAATTACATGTCATTTTGCACGTAGAACCGGGAATGAAGAAAAGTTTTATCATCAAAGACATTGCCCCTGATTATCATATTGGACTGAGTGCGGAGGAACAAGTTGAGATTCGAAGTGATTTGCAATATGAACAAATATTGCAAAAGCTGAAAGAATTAAATGTTGTTCGAGGCTTTGATTTTGCCGAAATGGCAAATGCGGTAAATACGAAAAAAGCCGGCCGCTTTGTGATTGCTAGAGGTGTTAAACCGCAAGAAGGAAAAAATGGATGGGTAGAATTAAAGGTAAATTTGGCTAGCCGACAAGCGGGGCCTAAGCTTCGCGAAGATGGCACGGTGGATTTTCGTGAGTTGAAAAACATTCCTGCTGTCCGTAAAGGCGAAGTGATTGCCGTTGTTCATCCCCCAATTCCCGGGAAGCCTGGCGTAACTGTCACGAACGAGCCAATCCCGCCGCGGCCGACGTATCCAGTGATTGTTCAATTAGGCAAGGGAGTTACGGCAGTAGAGGACGGAACGAAAATTGTCACTATCAAAAGCGGGCGTCCCCATTTGGAACAAAATGGGATGCTAGTGAAAGTATCTATTATGGAAAAGTTCATTCATCAAGGGGATGTAAATATCGCTTCAGGTAATATTCATTTTAAAGGGGATGTTGATATATTAGGCAATGTTGAAGATGGAATGATCGTGGAAGCAGAAGGAAATATTACAGTGTTTCAAAATGTCAACCGCGCCAATATTACGTCCAAACAGGCAATCTTTGTGCGGCAAAATGTAATTGGGAGCATCATTTCCTCTGGACAAAGCAATATATTCGTTTTAGAGTTAATCCGTTTGCTGGCTATCATCGAAGAACAGATGGAAAAGTTCGTTCTCTCCATTAAACAATTAACGGCTTTTTCTGCGTTTAAAGCGCAAAATAGCTTGTTTCCTTTCATTAAGCTGCTGTTAAGCGATAAATTTCGTTTGTTAGCTGCAACAACAAAACAATATATGGAGGTTAGCGAAAGGGGAAAAGATGTATTAGATCGCAGCTGGATGGATCTCGCCAAGCGATTCCGGCTTTGTTTCTTTTCCCATGTTCCAAATGAATGGCATTCTTTAGAACAGCTTACCATATTGCTGGCCGATATAAGAGAGGCAATGAATAGGCATCGAATGGCGGAGCGCCAAAATGGCTATGTAGAGTTGATGTACGCGTTAAATAGCACAATATATTGCAGTGGCAATGTGGCGGTGCTCGGACAAGGATGTTATAATTGCAAAATTCACGCTGGCGGTTCTTTGCAAATAAACGGGGTCATGCGCGGAGGAGAAGTTTATGCCGAGCGAGGGGCGATCATTAAAGAATCAGGCTCAGAATTAGGAGTTCCGACGCGTATTGTTGTTCCATCTGATCAAACGATTAAAATCGAACTTGCTAGGGAAGGAACAGTGATTCAAATTGGCAAAGTAAAATACACTTTCCAAAAAGAGCGGAGCTACGTTGAAGCTGCTTTAAATGAGAAGCAACAAATTGTTTTTTTATAA
- a CDS encoding ferrous iron transport protein A, protein MAGAKISRLSDSEPGERFRIAKLEINDAIMKRRLLDLGFVPGCEVTVLQKSPLGDPTAYRVCNTTIALRKEESDHIYGERIYDVNE, encoded by the coding sequence ATGGCAGGAGCAAAAATTTCCCGCTTATCCGACTCTGAGCCGGGAGAACGTTTCCGTATTGCGAAACTGGAAATAAATGATGCCATCATGAAGCGAAGATTGCTTGATTTAGGGTTTGTACCCGGCTGCGAAGTCACGGTGCTGCAAAAAAGCCCGCTGGGAGACCCGACTGCATATCGTGTGTGCAATACAACGATTGCGTTACGAAAAGAAGAAAGTGACCATATTTATGGGGAGAGGATATATGATGTCAATGAATGA
- a CDS encoding nucleoside recognition domain-containing protein, translating to MHATVPQNRFEELMNEAQALAPADTREQIVSAIFRTSQAICNETVTYTNKAKQYETEKLDRIVTSKLWGFPIMLTMLAVVIYITVAGANIPSSMLANFFGWVEGYLTLFFQAIHAPDWLHGLLVLGLYRGTAWVVSVMLPPMAIFFPIFALLENYGYLPRVAFNMDRLFKKAGAHGKQSLTMAMGFGCNAAAIMSTRIIESPRERMLAILTNNFVPCNGRWPTLILLSSLFMAASYTGGWKTFVTASVVVAMVLFGIVVTLTVSWVLSKTALRGIPTHYTLELPPYRRPKIWDTIVRATLDKSMYVLKRAVVVAAPAGIITWVLGNIHIGDTTILAYLANWLNPFAKALGLDGYILMAFILGLPANEIVLPILLMGYLSTGSLTEVDGLHSLKQIFVDHGWTWLTAFNMMLFSLLHYPCGTTLVNIYKETKSKKWTFVAFALPTAIAITVTFLTAHIARWFGLV from the coding sequence ATGCATGCCACGGTACCGCAAAATCGATTTGAAGAGCTGATGAATGAAGCGCAAGCGCTAGCGCCTGCGGATACGCGCGAACAAATCGTATCGGCGATTTTTCGCACCTCCCAAGCAATTTGCAATGAAACGGTTACCTATACAAATAAAGCAAAACAATACGAAACGGAGAAGTTAGACCGCATTGTTACTTCAAAATTATGGGGATTTCCGATCATGCTCACAATGCTGGCCGTCGTCATCTATATCACCGTTGCCGGCGCGAATATTCCGTCGAGCATGTTAGCAAACTTTTTCGGCTGGGTGGAAGGCTATTTGACCCTGTTCTTTCAAGCGATCCATGCGCCTGACTGGCTACACGGACTGCTTGTGTTAGGCTTATATCGAGGCACAGCCTGGGTGGTGAGCGTCATGCTGCCGCCGATGGCGATTTTCTTTCCAATTTTCGCGCTGCTTGAAAATTACGGCTATCTGCCGCGTGTTGCTTTCAATATGGACCGCTTGTTTAAAAAGGCAGGCGCACATGGAAAACAGTCGCTCACGATGGCAATGGGATTCGGCTGCAACGCCGCTGCCATTATGTCGACGCGCATCATCGAATCGCCGCGCGAGCGAATGCTGGCGATTTTAACGAACAATTTCGTCCCTTGCAACGGACGCTGGCCGACATTGATCTTGCTATCTTCTCTATTTATGGCGGCAAGCTACACAGGCGGATGGAAAACATTCGTCACCGCTAGTGTTGTCGTCGCGATGGTGCTGTTTGGCATCGTCGTCACGCTGACAGTTTCATGGGTGCTGTCAAAAACGGCATTGCGCGGCATCCCGACCCATTACACATTAGAACTGCCGCCGTATCGGCGCCCGAAAATATGGGATACCATTGTTCGCGCCACATTAGACAAATCCATGTATGTGCTAAAACGAGCCGTTGTGGTTGCCGCTCCGGCCGGGATCATCACATGGGTACTCGGCAATATTCATATCGGTGATACAACGATTCTCGCTTATTTGGCAAACTGGCTCAATCCTTTTGCCAAAGCGCTTGGACTCGATGGCTATATTTTAATGGCGTTTATTTTAGGGCTGCCTGCGAATGAAATCGTCTTGCCGATTTTATTAATGGGCTATTTATCCACCGGTTCCTTGACGGAAGTCGATGGCCTCCACTCGCTCAAACAAATTTTTGTCGACCATGGCTGGACATGGCTGACTGCGTTCAATATGATGCTGTTTTCCTTGCTTCATTATCCGTGCGGCACTACGCTCGTTAATATTTATAAAGAGACAAAAAGTAAAAAATGGACGTTTGTCGCATTTGCTCTGCCAACCGCTATAGCGATTACCGTCACGTTTTTGACGGCGCATATCGCACGCTGGTTTGGACTCGTTTAA
- a CDS encoding PAS domain-containing sensor histidine kinase, with the protein MLFLLLLRLFSLVYFYFLRFFVHHRSKYQMIFQQQGLIFKFVKKGDIFIHTFCGGKLLRRLGISPSDVIGKTLHDFLPKSVADKKIEHYQEAWKGKTLYYEAEIDGISYLTSLCPIKKHGKVVEVIGFAIDITERKTMEKAIICAKEKAEKANQAQSELISRMSHELRTPLNGILGFAQLLEMDDSLNSQQREFVQEILSGARHLLNLVNEMSDVSRIETGKLKLNYDMIRPGSIIDETIKLIQPLADKRKIKIVNQVQLDEYYVYIDSTRFRQILLNLLDNAVKYNRDNGIVTITGRTEGGMIYIHIRDSGIGIPKDEYEKIFEPFYRIKGTGVDGTGIGLAFVKQLIQLMGGTIGVKSQLGEGSDFWFSLPAIKGDYSSDRLVSGNIRQSR; encoded by the coding sequence TTGCTCTTTTTATTGTTATTACGGTTGTTTTCTCTTGTCTATTTTTATTTCTTGCGTTTTTTTGTTCATCATCGTTCGAAATATCAAATGATTTTTCAACAACAAGGCCTGATTTTTAAGTTTGTTAAAAAAGGGGATATATTTATCCATACATTTTGCGGCGGTAAATTGCTTCGTCGCTTGGGGATATCTCCAAGCGATGTTATTGGGAAAACGTTGCATGATTTTTTGCCTAAATCTGTTGCCGATAAAAAAATAGAACATTATCAAGAGGCTTGGAAGGGAAAAACGTTGTATTATGAGGCGGAGATAGACGGCATTAGTTATTTGACTAGTCTTTGTCCTATAAAAAAACATGGTAAAGTGGTCGAAGTTATTGGTTTTGCCATTGATATTACAGAACGAAAAACGATGGAAAAAGCGATAATTTGCGCAAAAGAGAAAGCTGAAAAGGCCAATCAGGCACAGTCAGAGCTTATTTCGAGGATGAGCCATGAACTTAGGACTCCATTAAATGGCATTTTAGGTTTTGCGCAGCTGTTAGAAATGGATGATTCATTAAATAGTCAACAGCGAGAATTTGTACAAGAAATATTAAGTGGCGCTCGCCATTTATTAAATTTAGTGAATGAAATGTCAGATGTTTCGAGAATCGAAACAGGGAAGTTAAAATTAAATTATGATATGATTAGACCCGGCTCTATTATTGACGAAACGATTAAGTTAATTCAACCGTTGGCGGACAAGAGAAAGATAAAAATCGTTAATCAAGTGCAGCTTGACGAATACTATGTGTATATTGATTCGACAAGATTTAGACAAATTTTATTAAATTTGTTAGATAACGCTGTGAAGTATAATCGCGACAATGGCATAGTGACAATTACGGGGAGAACGGAAGGGGGAATGATATATATACATATAAGAGATAGCGGGATTGGTATTCCTAAAGATGAGTACGAAAAAATTTTTGAACCGTTTTATCGAATAAAAGGAACCGGAGTTGACGGTACCGGTATTGGACTGGCTTTTGTAAAGCAGCTTATTCAATTAATGGGAGGAACCATTGGCGTGAAAAGTCAATTAGGAGAAGGAAGTGATTTTTGGTTTAGCCTTCCCGCCATAAAAGGAGATTATTCTAGCGATCGGTTAGTTTCAGGGAATATACGACAAAGCCGTTAG
- a CDS encoding histidine phosphatase family protein — translation MLTLYLTRHGETKWNIEKRMQGWQDSPLTEKGRQDAMRLGKRLEEIDLTAIYASTSGRALETAQLIRGERLIPIYTEEQLREIHLGDWEGKTHEEIKEMDPIAFDHFWNHPHLYAPRRGERFIDAQNRAFAAIERIIERHSEGSILIVTHAVVLKTVIARFKNTPLKELWAPPYMYGTSVTTVRVNDGKFELLSEGDVSHLEEVREV, via the coding sequence ATGCTAACGTTATATTTAACTAGACACGGAGAAACCAAATGGAACATCGAAAAGCGGATGCAAGGATGGCAAGACTCGCCGCTCACGGAAAAAGGCCGGCAAGACGCGATGCGGCTTGGAAAAAGATTAGAAGAGATTGACTTGACCGCGATTTATGCCAGCACAAGCGGACGCGCGCTCGAAACCGCCCAGCTGATTCGCGGCGAGCGGTTGATTCCGATTTATACAGAGGAACAGCTGCGGGAGATTCACCTCGGCGACTGGGAAGGAAAGACCCATGAGGAAATCAAAGAAATGGATCCTATTGCGTTTGACCACTTTTGGAATCATCCGCATTTATACGCACCGCGGCGCGGCGAGCGGTTTATCGATGCCCAAAATCGGGCGTTTGCCGCCATTGAACGAATTATCGAACGTCACTCCGAAGGAAGCATTTTAATTGTGACACATGCGGTGGTGTTAAAGACGGTCATCGCTCGTTTCAAAAACACGCCGTTAAAAGAGCTTTGGGCTCCTCCGTATATGTATGGCACCAGTGTGACGACCGTGCGGGTGAACGATGGGAAGTTTGAGCTGCTTTCAGAAGGCGATGTGTCGCATTTGGAAGAAGTAAGGGAAGTATAA
- a CDS encoding S66 peptidase family protein → MIIRPKRLQRGDTIGIVSPSSGIAALCPRRLQRGIDELERLGFKVVVGKNACKRNEYMAGTIEERIEDLHEMFSNPEIKAIITTIGGTCSHQLLEELDYELIKNNPKILMGYSDITALHAAIHQRTGLVTFLGPAVLPQFGEYGGLLAYTKTYFEAVLIEAKAVEIHSSDCWVFEHLKWDIEDNRPRRSLPNSGMKVLKSGCAAGRIIAGNMGTLLLLAGTPYFPNMDGAILCIEDDEEETPASIDRYLTQLRQIGVFRQICGLVIGRFHPSVGFQHQSQLLQDMLLRSTRGYDFPIVYDADFGHTDPMAILPNGIHAELKATDEGSVVFRLLEPAVEQ, encoded by the coding sequence ATGATAATACGTCCGAAAAGGCTGCAGCGGGGAGATACGATTGGCATCGTTTCTCCTTCATCTGGCATAGCGGCATTATGCCCAAGACGATTACAAAGGGGCATCGATGAGCTAGAGCGTTTAGGATTTAAGGTCGTCGTTGGAAAGAACGCCTGCAAGCGGAATGAGTATATGGCAGGAACGATCGAGGAGCGCATTGAAGATTTGCATGAAATGTTTTCTAATCCTGAAATTAAAGCCATCATTACGACGATCGGCGGAACGTGTTCGCACCAACTGCTCGAGGAATTGGATTATGAGCTAATCAAAAACAACCCGAAAATATTGATGGGCTACAGCGACATTACGGCCCTTCATGCCGCGATTCATCAGCGGACAGGGCTGGTGACGTTTTTGGGCCCCGCCGTGCTGCCGCAGTTTGGCGAATATGGCGGATTGCTTGCCTATACGAAAACATATTTTGAGGCAGTTTTAATAGAGGCAAAAGCTGTTGAAATCCATAGTTCCGACTGCTGGGTGTTTGAACATTTGAAATGGGACATAGAAGACAATCGTCCGCGGAGATCTCTTCCAAACAGCGGGATGAAGGTGTTAAAATCGGGATGTGCTGCCGGGCGCATTATTGCGGGAAATATGGGAACGTTGCTTTTGCTTGCGGGGACGCCGTATTTTCCGAATATGGACGGAGCGATTTTATGTATTGAGGATGACGAGGAAGAAACGCCGGCGTCCATTGACCGCTATTTGACACAGCTGCGCCAGATCGGTGTTTTTCGGCAAATTTGTGGTCTTGTTATCGGAAGATTTCACCCGTCTGTAGGGTTTCAGCACCAGTCGCAACTATTGCAGGACATGTTGTTGCGCTCGACGCGCGGATACGATTTTCCGATTGTGTATGATGCCGATTTTGGACATACCGACCCGATGGCGATTTTGCCAAACGGCATCCACGCCGAATTGAAAGCAACCGATGAAGGGAGCGTAGTATTCCGCTTGCTTGAGCCAGCGGTGGAACAATAA
- a CDS encoding LytR/AlgR family response regulator transcription factor has translation MDFLKIIIADDNVTSRALLRHFIHFLPQYKIVGEAKNGEELVRLVLEEKPEIALVDIDMPDLNGMEAVKICKQLVPALQIIFITGYDEFAVEAFEISATDYIVKPIERTRLFHALEKARKLIELSRQNYLLKNKDKRLGIKSQSSILFLPLKDILFIEKESRKTVIHTSNERYETTETLSEIESKLDDYFFKTHRSYIVNLEKIVKIEPAGETYLAHFLDSHKIAYISKLKINEVQKKIFNIHDI, from the coding sequence ATGGATTTCTTAAAAATTATTATTGCGGATGACAATGTGACATCGAGAGCCCTTTTACGCCACTTCATTCATTTTTTGCCGCAATATAAAATTGTCGGGGAAGCGAAAAACGGGGAAGAATTGGTACGGCTTGTACTAGAGGAAAAACCCGAAATTGCATTAGTAGATATAGACATGCCTGACTTAAATGGGATGGAAGCGGTAAAAATATGCAAACAGCTTGTTCCTGCCTTGCAGATTATTTTTATTACTGGCTATGATGAATTTGCCGTCGAGGCTTTCGAGATTTCTGCGACGGATTATATTGTCAAACCGATTGAGCGAACTCGTCTTTTCCATGCCCTGGAGAAAGCCCGCAAACTAATCGAATTATCCAGACAGAACTATTTATTAAAAAACAAAGACAAAAGACTTGGCATCAAATCACAAAGTTCCATTCTGTTCCTTCCTTTAAAGGATATTTTATTTATTGAAAAGGAAAGCAGAAAAACCGTCATTCATACTTCAAATGAACGGTATGAAACAACAGAAACACTAAGTGAAATCGAGAGTAAATTAGACGATTATTTTTTCAAAACCCACCGTTCGTACATAGTCAATTTGGAAAAAATAGTAAAAATTGAACCAGCAGGGGAAACATATTTAGCCCACTTTTTGGACAGCCATAAGATTGCCTATATTTCTAAATTAAAAATAAATGAGGTGCAAAAAAAAATCTTTAATATTCATGATATTTAA
- a CDS encoding FeoB small GTPase domain-containing protein codes for MSMNEYTIALAGNPNTGKSTLFNVLTGLRQHTGNWPGKTVVHAEGFFTYNNNRYRMIDLPGTYSLYSNSADEEVARDFIIFEKPDITIVVLDATALERNLNLALQVLEMTSSVIVCVNLMDEAKKKGIRIDTKKLAATLGVPVVPISARNKKGIETLLKTIDSMVRGKIKTNPIAVRYSPEIEQCIEKLIPRVKEIIGDAYPARWVALRLLDGDMSLLRAFQQQPLPSVKEVSIYACHGTAKSI; via the coding sequence ATGTCAATGAATGAATATACCATTGCGCTCGCTGGAAATCCAAACACCGGAAAAAGCACATTGTTTAATGTTCTGACCGGATTGCGCCAGCATACCGGGAATTGGCCAGGAAAAACGGTCGTTCATGCGGAAGGATTTTTTACGTACAATAACAACCGCTATAGAATGATCGATTTGCCCGGAACTTATTCGCTTTATTCGAATTCAGCGGATGAAGAAGTGGCGCGAGATTTTATTATTTTTGAAAAACCCGATATTACGATAGTAGTACTCGATGCTACTGCTTTGGAACGGAATTTAAATCTCGCCTTGCAAGTGTTGGAAATGACAAGCAGCGTTATCGTCTGTGTGAACTTAATGGATGAAGCCAAAAAGAAAGGGATCCGCATCGATACCAAGAAACTAGCGGCAACATTAGGAGTGCCGGTCGTCCCGATTTCGGCGCGCAATAAAAAAGGAATCGAGACGTTATTAAAGACAATCGATTCCATGGTGCGCGGAAAAATCAAAACAAACCCGATTGCCGTCCGGTACAGTCCAGAAATTGAACAATGTATTGAAAAGCTCATTCCACGCGTGAAAGAAATCATTGGCGATGCGTACCCTGCCCGCTGGGTCGCGCTTCGGTTGCTTGACGGAGATATGTCTTTGCTTCGCGCTTTCCAACAACAACCGCTTCCTTCCGTAAAGGAGGTGTCTATATATGCATGCCACGGTACCGCAAAATCGATTTGA
- a CDS encoding EAL domain-containing protein — translation MNFYIKKWETEGKTFEHVYQPLWNLENWSIFGYEALIRVVNRNIQNVEHLFQKAREDGYLYEFDTASIKNAVSHFPFSKLNKKLLFLNIYPSTILHDRFKCFLDDLFNQFPAVSGRIVFELNEAKEEEEIWGSAELKERIQMIKNYGFHIAIDDVGRGASTLQKIIEFQPSYIKLDRYFAKDLAANKEKQQIVALLASYCRNKMVLVLEGIEKEVDLAQAKLLRVPAAQGYLLGKPQTFL, via the coding sequence ATGAATTTTTACATAAAGAAATGGGAAACAGAGGGAAAAACATTTGAACATGTTTATCAACCGCTTTGGAATTTGGAAAATTGGAGCATATTTGGGTACGAGGCATTAATTCGTGTAGTGAATAGAAATATACAAAATGTAGAGCATTTGTTTCAAAAGGCTCGGGAAGACGGATATTTATATGAATTCGATACAGCCTCCATCAAAAATGCGGTATCCCATTTTCCTTTTTCAAAGCTGAATAAAAAATTACTATTTTTAAATATTTATCCTTCGACGATTCTTCATGATCGTTTTAAATGTTTTTTGGATGATTTGTTTAATCAATTTCCTGCGGTAAGCGGGCGAATTGTATTTGAGTTAAACGAGGCAAAGGAAGAGGAAGAAATTTGGGGAAGTGCTGAATTAAAAGAGAGAATACAAATGATAAAAAATTACGGATTTCACATTGCGATCGATGATGTTGGAAGAGGGGCTTCGACGCTGCAAAAAATCATTGAGTTCCAGCCGAGCTACATTAAATTAGACCGGTATTTTGCGAAAGATTTGGCGGCCAATAAAGAAAAACAGCAAATAGTTGCTTTGCTGGCAAGTTATTGCCGCAATAAAATGGTCCTTGTACTAGAAGGGATTGAAAAAGAAGTTGATTTAGCGCAGGCAAAATTATTAAGAGTACCGGCGGCGCAAGGCTATCTTTTAGGAAAGCCTCAGACATTTTTGTAA